From the Methanocaldococcus fervens AG86 genome, the window TTTAAATATAACTAATAATTATTTTAGCATAACATCATTTGGATTTTTATTTTTTCCTTTTTTATTAATTTATCAACTAAGAATATGATTTTTAAAGATTAAAAGGTGAAAATATGGCCAATAACTTAGAAATTAAGGATTTGGAAAAAATAGCAAGAAAAGTTAGATACAATATTGTAAAGATGGTTGGTTTAGCAAAGTCGGGGCATCCAGGGGGAAGTTTATCAGCAACAGATATCATAGTTGCCTTATACTTTAAATTGATGAATTACGATCCAAAAAATCCATATAAAAAAGATAGAGATAGGTTTGTTTTAAGTAAAGGACATGCAGCTCCAGCATTGTATGCTGTTTTAGCTGAGTTAGGGTTAATTGAAGAAGAAGAACTATGGAAATTAAGGAGATTAGAAGGAAAACTGCAAGGGCATCCATCAATGGATACACCAGGAGTTGAGATTTGTACAGGTTCGTTAGGGCAAGGGTTTTCAGCAAGTGTTGGGATGGCTTTAGGATGTAGATTGGATAAATTAAACAACTACGTTTATGTCTTATTGGGAGATGGTGAATGCCAGGAAGGTATAGTTTGGGAAGCAGCGATG encodes:
- a CDS encoding transketolase produces the protein MANNLEIKDLEKIARKVRYNIVKMVGLAKSGHPGGSLSATDIIVALYFKLMNYDPKNPYKKDRDRFVLSKGHAAPALYAVLAELGLIEEEELWKLRRLEGKLQGHPSMDTPGVEICTGSLGQGFSASVGMALGCRLDKLNNYVYVLLGDGECQEGIVWEAAMAAAHYKLDNLIAFIDRNKLQIDGCTEDVMSLGDLKAKFEAFGWDVFEIDGHNFEEIINTVEKAKSLKNGKPKMIIAHTIKGKGVSFMENNVSFHGKAPNEEQLKQALEELKYE